One Aphelocoma coerulescens isolate FSJ_1873_10779 chromosome 5, UR_Acoe_1.0, whole genome shotgun sequence DNA segment encodes these proteins:
- the LBHD2 gene encoding LBH domain-containing protein 2, translated as MTEVMNTREPVMEEFALSQTPEEEGGPSSQAFPDSREKYPKLSKRLPSIVVEPTESGEVESGELRWPPEDLKSAEDKGLHGDQRVCVQQQQQQMDLEDTLAHPAQEVEDSTDTLESRTEENE; from the exons ATGACAGAGGTGATGAACACCCGAGAACCGGTGATGGAGGAATTCGCACTCAGCCAGACTCCTGAGGAAGAAGGAGGCCCTTCAAGCCAG GCCTTCCCAGACTCACGTGAGAAGTACCCCAAGCTGTCCAAAAGACTGCCTTCGATTGTGGTGGAGCCGACCGAGTCTGGGGAGGTGGAGAGCGGAGAGCTGCGCTGGCCTCCTGAAGACCTCAAGTCAGCAGAGGACAAGGGTCTTCATGGTGACCAAAGAGTCTGTgtccagcaacagcagcagcagatggatCTGGAAG ATACCTTAGCACACCCAGCTCAAGAAGTGGAAGACAGTACAGATACTCTGGAAAGCAGAACTGAAGAGAATGAGTAG